A genomic segment from Neobacillus sp. YX16 encodes:
- a CDS encoding DoxX family protein: MFNKFLRENKISAAILAIIRLYLGYAWFTAGFHKLTGGFDASGFLANAVKNPVKGPDGNMVYSWYVHFLENFAIPNIDVFNTIVPWGETLIGLGLMLGCLTTAAMFFGLVMNFSFFLAGTVSHNPTDIFLGFIILTAGYNAGRYGLDRWVVPFIRKTTKTHAEKNKAAV; this comes from the coding sequence ATAAGATCTCAGCAGCTATTTTAGCTATTATTCGTTTATACCTAGGCTACGCATGGTTCACAGCTGGTTTTCATAAACTTACAGGCGGCTTCGACGCTTCTGGATTTTTAGCTAATGCAGTCAAAAATCCAGTTAAAGGCCCAGATGGCAACATGGTTTACAGCTGGTATGTTCACTTCTTAGAAAACTTTGCAATACCGAACATTGATGTCTTTAACACCATCGTTCCTTGGGGCGAAACATTAATCGGTTTAGGACTTATGCTTGGATGTTTAACAACAGCAGCCATGTTCTTTGGTCTAGTGATGAACTTCTCTTTCTTCCTAGCCGGAACTGTATCTCATAACCCAACAGACATTTTCTTAGGCTTCATCATCTTAACAGCAGGCTACAACGCAGGACGATACGGTTTAGACCGTTGGGTGGTTCCATTCATCCGCAAAACAACAAAAACTCATGCTGAAAAAAATAAAGCAGCTGTCTAA
- a CDS encoding MFS transporter: protein MELLESKANAKSAYLYFFIIGIVLVAFNLRPAITSLGPLVGMIQEDVGLAHWSAGLLMSLPLVVFAIMSPLVPKIANRLTNEMTLIIGLTSLLIGISIRSIPMTFFLFAGTLMAGLGIAIGNVLLPAVVKDKFPEKFGLMTSVYSTSMGLIASLASGVSIPLAMDLNLGWQGAQIVWAIPVVVAILVWVFLRKHNGKDSRVIQKKAGADSPTLWRTPLAWQIAIFMGFQSFLFYVTISWLPEILHSHGISMGTAGWMLSFTQLMGLPASFFIPVLAGRAQSQVWIAFMLGMCAVVGYSGLLLGASYPILIASIVLIGIALGGSFPLALTYIGLRARNANQAAALSGMTQSTGYLLAAVGPLFIGYLFDLAHSWTIPIITLILVSVVVIIFGMLSGRNRYV from the coding sequence TTGGAATTATTAGAGTCAAAAGCGAATGCGAAATCAGCATATTTATATTTTTTTATTATTGGGATTGTTCTTGTAGCCTTTAATTTGCGCCCAGCAATTACATCCTTAGGGCCTTTAGTTGGAATGATTCAGGAGGATGTTGGCCTTGCACATTGGAGTGCAGGTTTATTGATGAGTTTACCTTTAGTGGTTTTCGCCATCATGTCTCCACTCGTTCCCAAAATAGCCAATCGGCTGACAAATGAAATGACATTAATTATCGGGTTAACCTCACTTCTAATCGGTATTTCGATACGGTCGATCCCGATGACCTTTTTCCTTTTCGCCGGAACTCTTATGGCTGGATTAGGTATTGCGATTGGAAATGTTCTTTTACCAGCGGTTGTTAAGGATAAGTTCCCAGAGAAATTCGGCTTAATGACAAGTGTTTATTCCACATCAATGGGGTTAATCGCCTCCCTTGCATCAGGAGTCAGTATTCCTTTAGCAATGGATTTAAACCTTGGGTGGCAGGGTGCCCAAATTGTATGGGCGATACCGGTAGTTGTGGCAATCCTAGTATGGGTCTTTCTTCGAAAACATAACGGAAAAGATTCCAGAGTCATCCAAAAGAAGGCGGGCGCTGACTCTCCTACATTATGGCGTACTCCTCTTGCCTGGCAAATTGCTATTTTTATGGGATTCCAATCCTTTTTATTTTATGTGACGATTTCTTGGTTACCTGAAATCTTACATAGTCATGGAATAAGTATGGGTACAGCGGGATGGATGCTTTCCTTTACCCAGCTAATGGGATTACCCGCAAGTTTTTTCATTCCTGTCCTCGCTGGACGTGCTCAATCACAAGTATGGATCGCATTCATGTTAGGGATGTGTGCAGTTGTTGGTTATAGTGGATTACTGTTAGGCGCATCCTATCCGATTTTAATTGCTAGTATTGTCTTAATCGGAATTGCATTGGGAGGAAGTTTCCCCCTAGCTCTAACCTATATCGGACTGCGGGCACGAAATGCAAATCAAGCGGCAGCGTTATCAGGAATGACACAATCAACAGGTTATCTCCTAGCTGCAGTAGGTCCGTTGTTTATTGGCTATTTATTTGATTTAGCACATTCGTGGACCATTCCGATCATTACCCTGATTTTAGTCTCGGTAGTCGTTATCATATTTGGAATGTTATCCGGTCGAAATAGGTATGTATAA
- a CDS encoding HAD family hydrolase, which yields MKYKMLATDLDGTLLNEEREIDKENIEAIHEYCERGGRVVICSGRSPLSTRWIANTIGLKGEPIIAYNGAVILDENGEISEQSVFQHDHLMSFWELCEGEGIYAHFYEGNTLLVPSETKWNKNWIENNILSFEKTGVNLEERESFRSRCKVKMVDDFYRYVRSNQPVITKIAVFNDEGKLADFSKTIDKQVGGMEISSSFNFLNLEISPAGVSKASSLIKLGDMYDIHISQIAAIGDNYNDSLMLSAAGLGIAMGNAPDDVKNLADQVTGSNHEAGVAQAIRRFLLE from the coding sequence TTGAAATATAAAATGTTAGCAACAGATTTGGACGGAACACTATTAAATGAGGAAAGAGAGATTGATAAGGAAAATATCGAGGCGATTCATGAATACTGCGAAAGGGGAGGAAGGGTTGTCATCTGCAGTGGCCGGTCTCCGCTTTCTACCAGGTGGATTGCCAATACGATAGGACTAAAAGGAGAGCCGATTATTGCCTATAACGGAGCTGTTATCCTTGATGAAAATGGAGAAATTAGTGAGCAGTCCGTTTTCCAACATGACCACCTTATGAGTTTCTGGGAATTATGTGAGGGAGAAGGCATTTATGCTCATTTTTACGAAGGAAATACCTTACTCGTTCCATCAGAAACGAAATGGAATAAGAACTGGATTGAAAATAATATCCTCTCTTTTGAAAAAACAGGGGTAAACTTGGAAGAACGTGAGAGTTTTCGCAGCAGATGTAAGGTGAAAATGGTCGATGATTTTTATCGCTATGTTAGAAGTAATCAACCCGTGATTACGAAAATTGCTGTCTTTAATGATGAGGGGAAACTCGCTGATTTTTCAAAGACGATTGATAAACAGGTGGGCGGAATGGAAATCAGCAGTAGTTTCAATTTTTTAAATTTGGAGATTTCACCTGCTGGTGTGAGTAAGGCTTCATCCTTAATAAAGCTTGGTGACATGTACGATATTCACATTTCGCAAATTGCGGCGATTGGGGATAATTACAATGATTCCCTTATGCTAAGTGCTGCAGGACTAGGGATTGCAATGGGAAATGCACCGGACGATGTGAAGAATCTGGCAGATCAGGTGACGGGAAGTAATCATGAAGCAGGCGTTGCACAGGCCATTCGTCGTTTTCTATTAGAATAA
- a CDS encoding (Fe-S)-binding protein: MTTLLEQQKIQEQFKERMNEDELLNCMRCGFCLPTCPTYIESGYKESHSPRGRIAMMKAVVDGIVEPDEDFERSLELCLGCRACEPVCPSGVNYGHLLEEARDIINQNKKHSLPVRVVRKTVFEGLFPHQNRMRTMVGLLGFYQRSGIQTLARKTGYLGLLPDNLATMEKVLPKVPTMKEMKNRPEHLPSLAEKVHRVAFFSGCLMDTMFMKTNDSTMKLLQLAGCEIVIPKEQTCCGALHGHSGEKDSAKELAKRNIAAFEDLGADFIITNAGGCGAFLVDYDHLLKDDPVWSKRAVAFKEKIKDISEILVAVSFHKKVKLELPPQVITYQDSCHLRNVMKTASAPRTLLGAIKGVQYKEMKEADRCCGSAGIYNIVESEMSMVMLDYKMVQAKATHATTIVTANPGCLLQMQLGIEREGLSGKMRGVHIVDLLAEAVK, encoded by the coding sequence ATGACAACCTTACTCGAACAACAGAAAATTCAAGAGCAATTCAAGGAGCGGATGAACGAGGACGAGTTGCTAAACTGTATGCGCTGCGGCTTTTGTCTGCCAACCTGCCCAACGTATATCGAATCAGGCTACAAGGAATCCCATTCTCCTCGCGGAAGGATTGCGATGATGAAAGCAGTCGTTGACGGAATCGTCGAACCTGATGAGGATTTTGAACGTTCACTCGAGCTTTGTCTTGGTTGCCGCGCCTGCGAACCGGTCTGCCCTTCTGGCGTTAATTATGGTCACTTACTTGAAGAAGCAAGAGATATTATTAATCAAAATAAAAAACATTCTCTGCCTGTTAGGGTTGTCAGAAAAACGGTATTTGAAGGGTTATTCCCTCACCAAAATCGAATGCGCACGATGGTAGGGTTGCTTGGCTTTTATCAGCGTTCTGGTATTCAAACTCTGGCACGTAAAACTGGTTATTTAGGTCTGTTACCTGACAATTTAGCCACTATGGAAAAAGTGCTTCCGAAAGTACCGACTATGAAAGAAATGAAGAATAGACCTGAACACCTGCCGTCATTGGCGGAGAAGGTTCATCGCGTCGCTTTTTTCAGCGGTTGTTTGATGGATACGATGTTCATGAAGACAAACGATTCAACCATGAAATTGCTGCAATTAGCTGGCTGTGAGATCGTGATCCCGAAAGAACAAACTTGCTGTGGGGCATTGCACGGACACAGTGGTGAAAAGGATTCTGCCAAAGAGCTTGCCAAGAGAAATATTGCGGCATTTGAAGATTTAGGTGCCGACTTTATTATTACCAACGCTGGCGGCTGCGGCGCTTTTCTAGTCGATTATGATCATCTGCTGAAGGATGACCCTGTTTGGAGCAAGCGTGCAGTGGCGTTTAAAGAGAAAATAAAGGATATTTCTGAAATCCTCGTGGCGGTTTCTTTTCATAAAAAAGTGAAATTAGAGCTCCCGCCTCAGGTGATTACTTATCAGGATTCCTGCCATTTGAGGAATGTGATGAAGACAGCCTCAGCACCTAGGACACTACTGGGGGCCATAAAAGGGGTACAGTACAAAGAAATGAAAGAAGCAGATCGCTGCTGTGGGTCTGCCGGAATCTATAACATCGTCGAGTCAGAGATGTCGATGGTCATGCTCGACTATAAAATGGTTCAGGCGAAAGCGACTCATGCGACCACCATCGTAACCGCAAACCCTGGATGCTTGCTGCAAATGCAGCTCGGGATTGAGCGCGAAGGCTTGTCTGGCAAAATGCGCGGTGTTCATATCGTGGATTTATTAGCAGAAGCAGTAAAATAA
- a CDS encoding sugar diacid recognition domain-containing protein: protein MLQPELAEKIVREVQKLMSEEIIVVNTDGIIMASTNQVRLGTFHEGAFITSRQKKKLIITEKETAQLKGVKAGINLPIFFQHEVIGVIGITGDPESVTPFGEIIRKMTELLISENYFGEQFEYHSRAMETFVLEWLQEKEPSPSLLERARALSINLDLHRTAVIIEFGQRKFPLSRDVWSTILNSFSQNKNDVLTRSGNERIIVLIDCSESVQPTSIKNRLQHFLQYINNSFGISAYAGVGQCAPPSQLHLSYAQAERALKIARRTRNIIFDEELTLEMITGELTPEVKSEYIQRTIGPILKEKDLLETLGALFRQNHSLKNTAQSLHIHINTLHYRLKKIEELTHLNPNTIHDLFCLYLAVNFLDE from the coding sequence ATGCTTCAACCAGAGCTCGCTGAAAAAATAGTGAGGGAAGTTCAGAAATTAATGTCAGAAGAAATTATCGTTGTGAACACAGATGGCATCATTATGGCAAGCACTAACCAAGTTCGACTGGGTACCTTCCATGAAGGAGCCTTCATCACTTCACGGCAGAAGAAAAAGCTGATTATTACCGAAAAAGAAACCGCTCAATTAAAGGGGGTAAAAGCCGGAATCAATCTCCCGATTTTTTTTCAGCATGAGGTCATTGGTGTCATTGGGATTACAGGTGACCCTGAAAGTGTCACCCCCTTTGGAGAAATCATTCGTAAAATGACCGAGCTGTTAATTAGTGAAAATTACTTTGGTGAACAGTTTGAATATCACTCCCGAGCGATGGAAACCTTCGTCCTCGAGTGGCTGCAGGAAAAAGAACCAAGTCCCAGCTTGCTAGAACGTGCCCGCGCGCTTTCGATTAATCTTGATCTTCACCGTACTGCTGTTATCATCGAATTTGGACAGAGAAAGTTTCCATTATCAAGGGATGTGTGGTCAACTATTTTAAATTCCTTTTCCCAAAATAAAAACGATGTGCTAACGAGGTCTGGAAACGAACGAATCATTGTTTTAATCGATTGTTCTGAGTCTGTTCAACCAACCTCCATCAAAAATCGTCTTCAACACTTTTTGCAATATATCAATAATAGCTTTGGTATATCTGCTTATGCAGGGGTTGGTCAGTGTGCACCCCCGTCACAACTGCACCTATCCTATGCTCAAGCAGAACGGGCACTGAAAATAGCTAGACGGACTAGGAATATCATTTTTGATGAAGAGCTAACCCTTGAAATGATCACGGGGGAACTTACACCAGAGGTCAAATCTGAATACATTCAGAGGACCATTGGACCCATTTTAAAAGAAAAAGACCTGCTGGAAACCTTAGGTGCACTATTTAGACAAAACCATTCTTTAAAAAATACGGCACAATCCTTACACATTCATATCAACACACTCCATTATCGTTTGAAGAAAATCGAGGAGCTGACCCATTTAAACCCAAACACCATCCATGATTTGTTTTGTTTGTATCTTGCTGTTAACTTTTTAGATGAATAA
- the glcD gene encoding glycolate oxidase subunit GlcD: MLSNEVKEKLISIVTKENFDDSKIERLVYSYDATPNFQSMPDAVVSPRNAKEVSEILKLCNQYGVPIVPRGSGTNLCAGTCPTEGGVVLLFKHMNQILEIDEENLTITVQPGVITLDLINAIEEKGLFYPPDPSSMKISTIGGNINENSGGLRGLKYGVTRDYVIGLEAVLPNGDIIRTGGKLAKDVAGYDLTRLFVGSEGTLVVITEATLKLIPMPETRKTMLALYQDLSAAARSVSKIIANKIIPTTLEFLDQATLKVVEDYAQIGLPTDVQAVLLIEQDGPQEVVERDIVKIAEVCKQEGAVSIQIAATEEEAMALRTARRAALSAIARLAPTTILEDATVPRSEIANMVKAINEITEKYNLTICTFGHAGDGNLHPTCATDARDHEEMERVEKAFAEIFEKAIELGGTITGEHGVGAMKAPYLEWKLKKEGITAMMGIKQAFDPNNIMNPGKVFAKDSKKRVVITK; encoded by the coding sequence ATGCTCTCGAATGAAGTAAAAGAAAAATTAATTTCAATTGTAACCAAAGAAAACTTCGATGATTCTAAAATAGAACGTTTAGTATATTCCTATGATGCAACACCAAACTTCCAATCGATGCCGGATGCAGTAGTCAGTCCGCGAAATGCAAAGGAAGTATCAGAGATATTGAAGCTATGTAATCAATATGGAGTTCCGATTGTCCCGCGCGGTTCAGGTACCAACCTTTGTGCAGGCACCTGCCCAACCGAGGGCGGAGTTGTTCTTCTTTTTAAACATATGAACCAAATCCTAGAAATAGATGAAGAAAATCTGACGATTACCGTTCAGCCAGGTGTGATTACGCTTGATTTGATTAATGCCATTGAAGAAAAAGGTCTGTTCTATCCGCCAGATCCAAGTTCGATGAAAATCTCTACGATTGGCGGCAATATCAACGAGAATTCAGGCGGTTTGCGCGGACTCAAATACGGCGTAACGCGGGATTATGTGATTGGGCTTGAAGCGGTATTACCGAATGGCGATATCATTCGCACTGGCGGAAAGCTGGCAAAGGATGTAGCGGGATATGACTTAACCCGTCTGTTTGTCGGTTCAGAAGGAACGCTTGTTGTCATTACTGAAGCAACGTTAAAGCTGATTCCAATGCCGGAAACACGGAAAACGATGCTGGCTCTTTACCAAGATCTTTCTGCAGCTGCTCGTTCTGTTTCGAAAATAATTGCCAATAAAATCATTCCAACTACTTTGGAGTTCCTTGACCAAGCAACATTAAAGGTCGTTGAAGATTATGCGCAAATCGGGCTTCCAACAGACGTTCAAGCGGTTCTATTAATTGAACAGGATGGTCCTCAGGAAGTCGTTGAGCGCGATATAGTTAAAATCGCAGAAGTATGTAAGCAGGAAGGTGCGGTTTCGATTCAAATCGCGGCAACCGAAGAGGAAGCCATGGCGCTTAGAACGGCACGACGCGCTGCACTTTCAGCAATTGCCCGTTTAGCGCCAACGACTATTTTGGAGGATGCAACTGTCCCACGTTCAGAAATTGCCAATATGGTAAAAGCGATTAATGAAATTACGGAGAAATATAATCTGACCATTTGTACCTTTGGTCACGCCGGCGACGGCAATCTCCATCCAACTTGCGCAACGGATGCGAGAGATCATGAAGAGATGGAACGCGTTGAAAAAGCGTTCGCTGAAATTTTTGAAAAAGCAATTGAACTAGGTGGAACGATTACCGGGGAACATGGAGTCGGAGCGATGAAGGCACCGTACTTAGAGTGGAAGCTGAAAAAAGAAGGAATCACTGCGATGATGGGGATAAAACAGGCATTTGATCCGAATAACATCATGAACCCTGGAAAAGTCTTTGCGAAAGACAGCAAGAAACGCGTGGTGATTACAAAATGA